One window of the Runella slithyformis DSM 19594 genome contains the following:
- a CDS encoding ComEA family DNA-binding protein, with amino-acid sequence MKSFIYNKLIARHLKTIGVCLAFIPIFIKDLYSQEFRRPEIDPHSMVQNLLPIESDHLNYNEVYENLIQLYTSPLDLNSCTREALSATYLLNERQLNSFFSYREQLGKFLSIYELQAIPDFDVPTIYKILPFVTISSETNEFWKKLTNPTDHYLLIRTERLIEQKRGFTDKAPVSRNGTVQRFEGSPLQWYARYRYSKSRNFSVGFTVEKDEGEAFRWTPSQYRYGPDFISFHTQIQNRGRIKNLVLGDYQLQVGQGLIFAAGFSLGKGMETVYSLRRPTTGARPYSSVTESGFFRGISLTTALGKQLQLTTFYSGLRRSGSINMTDDLTGEKVVSTLQTDGLHRIPNELSTRANIIEQNMGAHILYQSSRGQVGGTLLYSHFSVPLQRAEALRNEHEFKGKTNLLTGIHGTYLWRNYNLFGEMARSQSGGVGAVAGLLASINKRWDATVLFRHYDKNFHSFYANAFGESSRNNNETGLYLGAKYTIHKKIKAGAYIDGYRFPWYRYLVDKKPTYGYDLLAQTTWTPTKKWAFYAIYRHEQRERNIASKLSKQKFVTSTFRHNLILNLEYTANRILSFRTRIQGSTFAYKTYKTDKGWMILQEINADFGKFSAFLRVSAFNTDSYDARQYAVERDVLYAISMPAYSERGFRNFILLRFALDSSFDIWLRFARTDMPDREKLSSYVDEIYASHRSELKLQLRYRF; translated from the coding sequence ATGAAATCATTTATTTATAATAAACTGATTGCAAGACACTTAAAAACAATAGGTGTCTGTTTGGCTTTTATCCCCATTTTCATTAAAGACCTGTATTCACAGGAATTTCGCCGCCCGGAAATAGACCCGCATTCCATGGTCCAAAATTTATTACCCATCGAATCCGACCACCTTAATTACAATGAAGTTTATGAAAACCTGATTCAACTCTATACCTCACCGCTCGATCTTAACTCCTGCACCCGAGAAGCGCTGTCTGCCACTTATCTGCTGAATGAACGACAGCTAAACAGCTTTTTTTCGTATCGAGAACAATTAGGCAAGTTTCTTTCCATTTATGAACTGCAGGCCATTCCCGATTTCGATGTACCAACGATTTACAAAATTTTACCTTTTGTTACGATTTCCAGTGAGACGAATGAGTTTTGGAAAAAATTAACCAACCCGACAGATCATTATCTTTTGATCAGAACAGAACGCCTTATTGAACAAAAAAGGGGCTTTACCGATAAAGCGCCCGTTTCACGTAATGGTACAGTGCAGCGATTTGAAGGAAGTCCTCTTCAGTGGTATGCACGGTATCGTTATAGTAAAAGCCGAAATTTCAGTGTGGGGTTTACCGTTGAAAAAGACGAAGGTGAAGCCTTTCGCTGGACACCTTCACAATACCGCTACGGACCTGACTTTATTTCGTTTCACACCCAAATTCAAAACCGGGGACGTATCAAAAATTTGGTTTTGGGTGATTACCAATTACAGGTCGGGCAGGGGCTTATTTTTGCAGCAGGCTTTTCATTAGGAAAAGGAATGGAAACGGTTTATAGCCTTCGCCGACCAACGACCGGGGCCAGGCCTTATTCTTCCGTAACGGAATCAGGCTTTTTTCGAGGTATATCACTCACAACTGCCTTAGGCAAACAGCTTCAATTAACGACCTTTTATTCAGGCTTACGGCGAAGCGGCAGTATTAATATGACCGATGATCTGACGGGCGAAAAAGTAGTGAGTACGCTTCAAACCGATGGCTTACACCGTATTCCCAATGAATTAAGTACTCGCGCCAACATAATCGAACAAAATATGGGCGCTCATATACTGTATCAGTCGAGTCGCGGTCAAGTGGGGGGCACCTTACTTTACAGTCATTTCAGCGTGCCGCTTCAACGTGCCGAAGCATTGCGCAATGAACATGAGTTCAAAGGAAAAACCAACCTGCTTACCGGTATCCACGGCACTTATCTTTGGCGTAATTACAATTTATTCGGAGAAATGGCGCGTTCTCAAAGCGGGGGAGTGGGAGCAGTAGCCGGGCTGTTGGCCAGTATCAATAAACGTTGGGACGCTACGGTATTGTTTCGTCATTATGATAAGAACTTTCACAGCTTTTATGCAAATGCCTTTGGGGAAAGCAGCCGAAACAATAACGAGACCGGATTATATTTGGGAGCCAAATATACGATTCATAAAAAAATCAAAGCAGGAGCGTACATTGATGGATACCGATTTCCCTGGTACCGCTATTTGGTGGATAAAAAGCCTACTTATGGGTATGATCTTTTAGCTCAGACTACATGGACCCCGACAAAAAAATGGGCTTTCTATGCTATCTATCGGCACGAACAGCGAGAGCGTAATATTGCTTCAAAATTGTCTAAGCAAAAATTTGTTACTTCTACGTTTCGTCATAACCTTATTCTGAATCTTGAATATACCGCCAATCGGATATTGTCTTTCCGAACAAGGATTCAAGGAAGTACTTTTGCTTATAAAACTTATAAAACGGATAAAGGATGGATGATCTTACAGGAAATCAACGCGGATTTCGGTAAATTTTCGGCCTTTCTTCGAGTATCAGCTTTTAATACAGACAGCTATGATGCACGGCAATATGCGGTAGAAAGAGATGTACTGTATGCGATTTCAATGCCGGCCTATTCCGAGCGCGGATTCCGAAATTTTATCCTTCTCCGTTTTGCACTTGATTCATCCTTCGATATTTGGCTTCGTTTTGCCCGTACAGATATGCCTGACAGAGAAAAACTGAGTTCTTATGTTGATGAAATATATGCTTCTCATCGTTCAGAGCTCAAATTGCAACTTCGCTATCGCTTTTGA
- the mraY gene encoding phospho-N-acetylmuramoyl-pentapeptide-transferase, translating to MLYYLFSYLDKEFNFPGAGVFQYISFRALGATITSLLIAAIFGGRIINFLRNQQIGETIRDLGLQGQMEKKGTPTMGGFIILASLLIPALLFAKLSNVYIVLLIITAVWTGLIGFLDDYIKKFRNNKEGLQGKFKVVGQVGLGLIVGITLSFNQHVKIRQYDKPLISSAIGEVQRYTDIINPTITTIPFIKNNEFDYSSLLFGLLPDSYTWIVYTIVAVFIITAVSNGANITDGIDGLAAGTTIIIALTLGVLAYISGNAKFSQYLNIMYIPNSGELVIFIAAFLGACIGFLWYNSYPAQVFMGDTGSLMLGGVIAVISLAIRKEWLIPIMCGIFFAELVSVILQVSYFKYTKRKFGEGKRIFLMSPLHHHFQKKGYHEAKIVARFWIVGIILAIATLVTLKLR from the coding sequence ATGCTTTACTACCTATTTTCGTACCTAGATAAAGAATTCAATTTTCCCGGTGCCGGCGTTTTCCAATATATTTCTTTCAGGGCCCTTGGGGCGACCATCACGTCGCTGTTAATTGCGGCCATTTTTGGCGGTCGTATCATTAATTTTCTTCGTAATCAACAAATCGGCGAAACGATACGAGACTTAGGTTTGCAGGGTCAAATGGAAAAAAAAGGAACTCCAACCATGGGGGGATTTATCATCCTCGCTTCGTTGTTGATTCCGGCATTATTGTTTGCTAAATTATCAAATGTCTACATTGTTCTGCTTATTATCACCGCAGTATGGACCGGGCTTATCGGTTTTTTGGACGATTACATCAAAAAATTCAGGAACAACAAAGAAGGATTACAGGGTAAATTTAAAGTGGTCGGTCAAGTGGGCTTGGGATTAATCGTCGGTATTACGCTTTCCTTTAATCAGCACGTTAAAATAAGGCAATATGATAAGCCGCTTATCAGTTCGGCCATTGGTGAAGTACAGCGTTACACAGATATTATTAACCCAACCATCACAACAATTCCTTTTATAAAAAATAATGAATTTGATTACTCCTCTCTTTTGTTTGGGTTATTGCCGGATAGTTATACTTGGATTGTTTATACAATTGTTGCCGTTTTCATTATTACAGCGGTTTCCAACGGAGCAAATATTACGGATGGCATTGATGGTTTAGCCGCCGGCACCACCATTATCATCGCCCTTACACTCGGTGTTTTAGCGTATATTTCAGGAAACGCCAAATTTTCGCAGTATCTCAATATCATGTACATTCCTAACTCGGGAGAGTTAGTTATCTTTATTGCGGCCTTTTTAGGGGCCTGCATTGGCTTTCTATGGTACAATTCTTACCCGGCGCAGGTATTTATGGGAGATACGGGCAGCTTAATGTTAGGCGGAGTGATAGCGGTAATATCGCTGGCCATTCGTAAAGAATGGCTTATTCCTATTATGTGCGGGATATTTTTTGCAGAACTTGTTTCCGTCATTTTACAGGTAAGTTACTTCAAATACACAAAAAGGAAATTCGGCGAAGGCAAACGAATTTTTCTCATGTCACCTTTGCACCATCATTTTCAAAAGAAAGGCTACCATGAAGCTAAAATTGTAGCCCGCTTCTGGATCGTCGGAATTATTTTAGCTATTGCCACTTTGGTTACACTCAAATTACGATAA
- a CDS encoding phosphoglycerate mutase family protein — protein MSISGRMCKALIKKIVPAISLLLMVSACHTSKIYIVRHAERLDDSADTPLSEAGHRRAKALSDSLYNQAIDYIFVSKYQRNRQTAQPLIERLGKSYEIYEPKPTGVILERLGQIKGKNAVVVGHSDTILEIAKGLGTKPSILNIVHEDYDNLFVITVKEGIFRRNVQLEEKTYGQKTLP, from the coding sequence ATGTCAATTTCAGGAAGAATGTGTAAAGCTCTAATAAAGAAAATAGTACCGGCTATCAGTCTGCTCTTAATGGTAAGCGCTTGTCATACCTCTAAAATATACATAGTCCGTCACGCCGAACGCCTGGACGACAGCGCAGATACACCGCTGTCTGAGGCCGGCCACAGGAGGGCAAAAGCTTTATCTGACAGTTTATATAATCAAGCAATTGACTATATTTTTGTCAGTAAATATCAACGCAATCGGCAAACCGCTCAACCGTTGATCGAGCGATTAGGAAAGAGTTATGAAATTTATGAACCTAAGCCAACGGGTGTCATTTTAGAGCGTTTGGGTCAAATAAAAGGTAAAAATGCAGTAGTGGTCGGTCACAGTGATACCATTTTAGAAATCGCAAAAGGTTTGGGAACCAAGCCCTCTATTCTAAATATTGTGCATGAAGATTATGATAATCTGTTTGTCATAACTGTTAAAGAAGGCATATTCAGAAGGAACGTTCAATTGGAAGAAAAAACATACGGCCAAAAAACACTTCCGTGA
- a CDS encoding tetratricopeptide repeat protein — MTLLLVCTDSRAQSDADLADAYFQKGECDKVIPLYQKVLRKDFNKIYLRRYMGCVVKLKSFDEAEKFFKRQQKSDENTGYLYTLYWGRMLEQTGQAASAAQKYQESIAQIPTKDLNAYKELAEEFREIDNTEAAINTLLKARDVGKNENLFKMELAALYAQTGKTEQMIEELLSLGVAIQSKEVIQNYFQDFLREEKDQAKFEKILYEKIQRQPNEPFYAEMLIWFLTQKKQFSKAFIQERALDRRFKYNGTKVFDLGNLALQNKDYTAAIQSFEYIVKDYPQGQLYPYSRRMMIVAREEQVKNTFPVEITSVRRLIEDYKKLLGELGQNNRTLEAMRSMANLYAFYLNEKDSATVILQNAVTIGRAESDFVDKCKLDLGDIFLLKNEPWESTLLYSQVEKSQKETPLGYEAKLRNARQFYYTGDFELSKALLDILKMATSREIANDAGALSLLIQDNTGLDTSEDAMKEYAAIDLLLYQNQTQTALDRLDRMFASHKDHPLADEILWLKARTYAKMGENQKAVDNLQLIVDKFSTDILGDDALFMMAELYQNRFKDKDKSMELYQKLLEKYPASIFAADARKRFRQLRGDTL; from the coding sequence ATGACTTTACTTTTGGTGTGTACAGATAGCCGCGCCCAAAGTGATGCTGACTTGGCAGATGCCTATTTCCAAAAAGGAGAATGTGATAAAGTCATTCCGCTTTATCAAAAAGTGTTGCGTAAAGATTTCAATAAAATCTATTTGCGCAGATACATGGGGTGTGTTGTCAAACTGAAAAGTTTTGATGAGGCGGAGAAATTCTTCAAACGTCAGCAAAAATCAGATGAAAATACAGGATACCTGTATACTCTTTATTGGGGACGTATGTTGGAGCAAACAGGGCAGGCAGCTTCTGCCGCTCAAAAATACCAGGAAAGCATTGCGCAGATACCAACCAAAGATTTGAATGCTTACAAAGAACTGGCGGAGGAGTTTAGAGAAATAGATAATACAGAGGCCGCAATCAATACTTTATTGAAAGCGCGTGATGTAGGTAAAAATGAAAACCTGTTTAAAATGGAGTTGGCGGCACTGTACGCCCAAACCGGCAAAACAGAGCAGATGATCGAAGAACTTCTGAGCTTAGGCGTGGCTATTCAAAGCAAAGAGGTAATTCAAAACTATTTTCAGGATTTTTTGAGGGAAGAAAAAGATCAGGCAAAATTTGAAAAAATACTGTACGAAAAAATTCAGCGGCAACCTAACGAACCGTTTTACGCTGAAATGCTGATTTGGTTTTTGACACAAAAGAAACAATTCAGTAAAGCATTCATTCAGGAAAGAGCATTGGACCGAAGATTCAAGTATAATGGTACAAAAGTTTTTGATCTGGGAAATTTGGCCCTCCAAAATAAAGATTACACCGCCGCGATTCAATCGTTTGAATATATAGTGAAAGATTATCCGCAAGGGCAGTTGTATCCGTATTCGAGACGTATGATGATCGTGGCGCGTGAAGAGCAGGTCAAGAATACATTTCCGGTAGAAATAACATCGGTGAGACGTTTGATCGAAGACTATAAAAAGCTTTTGGGAGAGTTAGGACAAAATAATCGAACATTGGAAGCAATGCGGAGTATGGCCAATCTGTACGCGTTTTATCTGAATGAAAAAGACAGTGCCACGGTCATTTTACAAAATGCCGTTACGATCGGTCGAGCCGAAAGCGATTTTGTGGATAAGTGCAAGCTGGATCTGGGTGATATCTTTCTTTTGAAAAATGAACCCTGGGAGTCTACGCTTTTGTATTCACAAGTTGAAAAATCGCAGAAAGAAACGCCGCTTGGATACGAAGCCAAGTTGCGTAATGCCCGACAATTTTATTATACGGGAGATTTTGAGTTATCGAAAGCCCTTCTGGATATCCTGAAAATGGCAACTTCCAGAGAAATTGCCAACGATGCCGGAGCACTGAGCCTGCTGATACAGGATAATACGGGTTTAGATACGTCAGAAGACGCGATGAAGGAATATGCAGCTATCGACCTGTTACTTTATCAAAATCAAACACAGACCGCGCTGGACCGCTTAGACAGGATGTTTGCAAGTCACAAAGATCACCCGCTTGCCGACGAGATCTTGTGGTTGAAGGCACGGACCTATGCCAAAATGGGTGAAAATCAAAAAGCAGTGGATAACTTACAGCTCATTGTGGATAAGTTCTCAACCGATATTTTGGGGGATGATGCACTTTTTATGATGGCAGAATTATACCAAAATCGTTTTAAGGATAAAGACAAATCAATGGAACTTTATCAAAAATTGCTGGAAAAATACCCGGCAAGTATCTTCGCCGCAGACGCTCGAAAGCGGTTCAGACAACTTCGAGGCGATACGCTTTAA
- a CDS encoding Ig-like domain-containing protein — MITIFLQTFFSSQYRSLGKCSLYFLLYILVISCAQPISPTGGKKDKIAPTLLSSIPANKQTNYKGRTVDLVFDEYIVAENLQQKLLITPDAGEYDSKIRPTGIRLTFKKSLDTATTYSLSFGDAIKDFSEKNPARNLRVVFSTGLGIDSAFVSGQVKDLLTDKPLLETLVGLYPNTDTLNIEKMKPSYFTRSDSAGRFSIENIRPNTYRLYAFDDKNRSLTYNPRAEKIAYLRDSITIFDSTQISGVSLKLFMSNNTPPKVRNTQPRANYYSINYDKGFLEYNVNFSNPEDSIPHYQAGTNELKFYNTKNRKDTIVAKIVIRDSVGLTFEHIQKIKFREARGGAKNADSAKEPFEMRTNFPENGEIEPKNFELKLTFNKPLAEARLNQIQVFSDSTRAETIKVSDYEWENNQTIVSLSRPISARRQLKVIIPKSTFFSVEKDTIPARTYKLNIMDEEDYGTLEGVVKGAKTKFIIELLNDKQEVVKSISNKYTYSFKYLKPATYTLRVIMDENGNGKWDTGDIKAKKLAEPIFFHTEAVKVKKNFVVGGIDIDLSTK, encoded by the coding sequence ATGATCACTATCTTCCTTCAAACTTTTTTTTCTTCTCAGTATCGCTCATTAGGGAAATGTAGCCTCTATTTTTTGCTGTACATTCTGGTTATATCCTGTGCACAACCTATTTCTCCAACAGGGGGTAAGAAGGATAAAATTGCTCCAACGCTACTTTCAAGTATTCCTGCAAACAAGCAAACCAATTACAAGGGGCGTACCGTTGATCTGGTGTTTGATGAGTATATCGTGGCTGAAAATTTGCAACAGAAACTGCTGATCACACCGGATGCCGGAGAATACGATTCCAAAATCAGACCGACCGGAATCCGACTTACCTTTAAAAAATCACTGGATACCGCCACTACTTACTCTCTTTCTTTTGGAGATGCCATTAAGGATTTCAGCGAAAAAAACCCGGCCAGAAATCTTCGGGTTGTATTCAGTACAGGGTTGGGGATAGACTCGGCTTTTGTGTCGGGGCAAGTGAAAGATTTGCTCACCGATAAACCTTTATTAGAAACACTGGTAGGATTATATCCAAATACGGATACCCTCAACATTGAAAAAATGAAGCCCAGTTACTTCACTCGTTCAGACAGTGCAGGCCGATTCAGCATTGAAAACATCCGGCCCAATACCTATCGTCTCTATGCTTTCGATGACAAAAATCGCTCATTGACCTATAATCCAAGGGCCGAAAAAATTGCATATTTAAGAGACAGTATCACCATTTTTGATTCTACGCAAATCTCAGGCGTTTCACTAAAGCTGTTTATGTCCAACAACACCCCTCCAAAAGTGCGAAATACGCAGCCCAGGGCCAATTATTACTCCATTAATTACGACAAAGGATTCCTTGAATACAATGTAAATTTCAGCAACCCTGAAGACTCCATTCCGCATTATCAGGCCGGAACCAATGAACTGAAGTTTTATAACACAAAAAATCGTAAAGATACGATCGTTGCAAAAATAGTGATACGTGACTCGGTAGGACTAACATTTGAACACATTCAAAAAATCAAATTCCGAGAGGCCAGGGGAGGGGCTAAGAATGCTGATTCGGCGAAAGAACCGTTTGAAATGCGAACGAACTTTCCCGAAAATGGAGAAATTGAGCCTAAGAATTTTGAATTAAAACTAACATTTAATAAACCATTGGCCGAAGCACGTCTTAACCAAATACAGGTATTCAGCGATAGCACAAGGGCAGAAACAATTAAAGTTTCAGATTATGAATGGGAGAATAATCAAACAATAGTATCTCTTTCAAGACCTATTTCCGCTCGACGTCAGCTTAAAGTAATCATTCCCAAATCTACTTTTTTCAGTGTTGAAAAAGATACTATACCGGCCAGAACTTATAAATTGAATATCATGGACGAAGAAGATTATGGTACGTTAGAAGGAGTCGTAAAAGGCGCTAAAACTAAATTTATTATCGAACTGCTTAACGATAAGCAGGAAGTGGTTAAATCAATAAGCAATAAATATACGTACTCATTTAAATACCTCAAACCGGCTACCTATACACTTCGTGTCATTATGGATGAAAATGGGAATGGAAAATGGGACACGGGCGATATAAAAGCTAAAAAATTAGCGGAACCCATATTTTTCCACACGGAAGCAGTAAAAGTGAAGAAAAACTTCGTGGTCGGGGGCATCGATATAGACTTATCCACAAAATAA
- the mnmG gene encoding tRNA uridine-5-carboxymethylaminomethyl(34) synthesis enzyme MnmG encodes MFPKYDVIVVGAGHAGCEAAASAANMGSKVLLITMNMHTIAQMSCNPAMGGVAKGQIVREIDALGGQSGIISDKTMIQFRMLNRSKGPAMWSPRCQSDRMRFAEEWRLTLEQIPNVDFWQDSVRELIIKDDQVVGIKTSLGIEIQGTTVVLTNGTFLNGLIHIGEKNFGGGRVGEKSATGITEQLIKLGFESGRMKTGTPPRVDGRSLDFTRMEEQPGDESPAKFSYTDTPKLEHQRSCWITYTNEDVHAVLRTGFDKSPMFSGRIKGLGPRYCPSVEDKINRFADKDRHQIFVEPEGWNTVEIYVNGFSTSLPEDVQYKAMRLIPGFENAKMFRPGYAIEYDYFPPTQLKLTLETHSIKNLFFAGQINGTTGYEEAACQGLMAGINAHLNAHKAAPFILKRSEAYIGVLIDDLVNKGTDEPYRMFTSRAEYRTLLRQDNADIRLTERGHQIGLADDNRLQRVREKVANTALILKELKTVKAQPEEINAQLAELGTATIREKQPLYQLLKRPDIEIEDIKKLNGSFAGFLNQYDEETLEQAMITVKYESYIEKEYLMVEKMNRLEDLEIIPNFDYDRVAALSFEGRQKLKSLRPGTLGQASRISGVSPSDVSVLMIYMGR; translated from the coding sequence ATGTTTCCAAAATACGATGTAATAGTAGTAGGGGCAGGGCATGCGGGATGCGAAGCGGCGGCATCGGCAGCAAACATGGGGTCAAAAGTGCTGCTCATCACAATGAACATGCATACCATTGCGCAGATGTCGTGCAACCCTGCAATGGGTGGTGTAGCCAAAGGACAAATTGTAAGAGAAATAGATGCGTTAGGTGGGCAATCAGGAATCATCAGCGATAAAACGATGATTCAATTCAGAATGCTAAACCGCTCAAAAGGTCCGGCGATGTGGTCGCCCAGATGTCAGAGCGACCGAATGCGATTTGCGGAGGAATGGAGATTAACGCTTGAACAAATACCCAATGTGGATTTTTGGCAAGATTCAGTTCGTGAACTAATCATAAAGGATGACCAGGTAGTTGGGATAAAAACAAGTTTAGGAATTGAAATTCAAGGTACAACTGTTGTGCTTACCAATGGCACTTTTCTTAATGGGTTAATTCATATTGGAGAAAAAAACTTTGGTGGCGGAAGGGTAGGGGAGAAATCCGCGACAGGTATTACCGAACAATTGATTAAATTAGGGTTTGAATCGGGCCGTATGAAAACAGGTACTCCCCCAAGGGTGGATGGGCGATCGTTGGATTTCACTCGAATGGAAGAACAACCGGGAGATGAAAGCCCCGCAAAATTCTCCTACACCGATACACCAAAATTAGAGCATCAAAGAAGTTGTTGGATCACGTATACTAACGAAGATGTTCATGCAGTTTTACGCACAGGCTTTGATAAATCTCCCATGTTTTCAGGGCGTATCAAAGGATTAGGTCCACGGTATTGCCCATCAGTAGAAGACAAAATAAACCGGTTTGCTGACAAAGACAGACATCAGATATTTGTGGAACCGGAAGGATGGAACACCGTGGAGATTTATGTAAATGGCTTTTCCACCTCTCTGCCCGAAGATGTTCAATATAAAGCAATGCGACTGATACCGGGTTTTGAAAACGCAAAAATGTTCAGGCCGGGTTATGCCATTGAATACGACTATTTCCCGCCTACGCAATTAAAACTCACCCTCGAAACGCACAGTATAAAGAATCTTTTCTTTGCAGGACAAATCAACGGAACAACCGGATATGAAGAAGCTGCCTGTCAGGGATTGATGGCAGGAATCAATGCCCACCTAAATGCGCATAAGGCGGCACCCTTCATTTTAAAACGCTCAGAGGCTTACATTGGAGTATTAATTGATGATCTGGTGAATAAAGGCACCGATGAACCGTACCGTATGTTTACGTCAAGAGCCGAATACCGTACGCTCCTTCGGCAGGACAACGCCGACATTCGACTTACTGAACGCGGCCACCAAATTGGATTGGCCGACGATAATCGTTTGCAGCGTGTTCGGGAGAAAGTGGCAAACACGGCTTTGATCTTGAAAGAATTGAAAACAGTTAAAGCGCAACCTGAAGAGATAAATGCTCAACTTGCAGAATTGGGAACAGCAACAATCAGAGAAAAGCAACCACTATACCAACTTCTCAAACGCCCTGACATTGAGATAGAAGACATCAAAAAACTAAACGGTTCTTTTGCAGGATTCTTGAATCAATATGATGAGGAAACGTTAGAGCAAGCCATGATTACGGTAAAGTACGAAAGCTATATTGAAAAAGAATACCTCATGGTTGAAAAGATGAATAGGTTGGAAGACCTCGAAATTATTCCAAACTTTGATTACGACCGTGTGGCGGCCTTATCATTTGAGGGTCGGCAAAAACTAAAGTCTTTACGCCCCGGTACGTTAGGACAGGCATCGCGAATTAGTGGGGTAAGTCCTTCCGATGTTTCGGTATTGATGATTTATATGGGCAGATAA
- the ybeY gene encoding rRNA maturation RNase YbeY, protein MIKFFIEDVDFKVPHPRKTKSWLQRIIKAEGFTLNQLNYIFCSDEYLLTVNRQYLDHDFYTDIITFDNSEEEGTIEGDLFISVDRVRDNAQEFNKSFEEELHRVLAHGILHLVGYDDIDDDHELEMRNKEDFYLSNP, encoded by the coding sequence ATGATTAAATTCTTTATTGAAGATGTGGATTTTAAAGTGCCACACCCCCGCAAAACCAAATCATGGCTTCAGCGTATTATCAAAGCCGAAGGTTTTACGTTGAACCAACTCAACTACATTTTTTGTTCTGATGAATACCTTCTTACCGTAAATCGACAATATCTTGATCATGATTTCTATACTGATATCATCACCTTTGATAACAGCGAAGAGGAGGGCACTATCGAAGGTGATCTGTTTATCAGTGTTGACCGAGTCCGTGACAATGCTCAAGAATTCAACAAATCCTTTGAAGAAGAACTCCATCGTGTTTTAGCCCATGGTATACTGCATTTAGTGGGGTATGATGACATTGATGACGACCACGAACTTGAAATGAGAAATAAAGAAGATTTTTACTTATCAAATCCATAA
- a CDS encoding radical SAM protein — MRIVSHPVLCNYYVTYRCNATCSFCDIWERPSPYVTIENAKANFAALKSLGVKVIDFTGGEPLLHRQLDELLREAKKAGLVTTVTSNGLLYPKYAHKLRGLIDMLHFSLDSPIREEHDTSRGVKCFDKVMESIQMAKSLNERPDILFTVFENNIHQIEQMWKEICIPNDLVLILNPVFEYNNVGAQLSASALAELRSWSKKRNIYLNDAFVQLRIDGGNHIDKPVCLAGSTTIVISPENKLVLPCYHLGLKEFSIENRLAELYYSEEVQQLIALEGRLPACEGCAINCYMQPSFAVEINKYWWKALPSTLKYNYIKGTWKQLF; from the coding sequence ATGCGTATTGTATCACACCCGGTTTTATGCAATTACTACGTGACGTATCGTTGTAACGCCACCTGTAGTTTTTGTGATATATGGGAACGTCCCTCCCCGTATGTTACGATAGAAAATGCCAAAGCAAATTTTGCCGCTCTTAAAAGCCTCGGCGTTAAAGTAATCGACTTTACGGGCGGCGAGCCACTGTTGCATCGACAATTGGACGAACTCCTTCGTGAAGCAAAAAAAGCCGGTTTAGTAACGACGGTCACTTCCAATGGTTTACTCTATCCAAAATATGCTCATAAGCTGCGCGGATTGATAGATATGCTGCATTTTTCACTGGATTCACCTATTCGTGAAGAGCACGATACTTCTCGCGGGGTAAAATGTTTTGATAAGGTGATGGAATCCATTCAAATGGCAAAATCATTGAATGAACGTCCTGATATATTATTCACCGTTTTTGAGAATAATATCCATCAAATTGAGCAAATGTGGAAAGAAATATGTATTCCCAATGATTTGGTGCTTATTTTGAATCCGGTATTTGAATACAATAATGTAGGCGCACAATTATCAGCTTCGGCCCTTGCGGAATTGAGGAGTTGGAGTAAAAAACGTAATATCTATTTAAACGATGCTTTTGTGCAACTTAGAATTGACGGAGGCAACCACATAGACAAACCGGTTTGTCTTGCCGGCAGTACAACTATTGTTATTTCTCCTGAAAATAAGCTTGTGCTTCCCTGTTATCATCTAGGGCTAAAAGAATTTTCGATTGAGAACCGTCTGGCAGAATTATATTATTCGGAAGAGGTACAACAATTGATTGCCCTTGAAGGACGTTTGCCTGCCTGTGAGGGCTGCGCCATTAACTGTTATATGCAACCCTCTTTTGCCGTTGAAATTAACAAATATTGGTGGAAAGCGCTTCCCAGTACCCTAAAGTACAACTACATAAAAGGCACCTGGAAACAGTTGTTTTGA